A single Triticum dicoccoides isolate Atlit2015 ecotype Zavitan chromosome 2A, WEW_v2.0, whole genome shotgun sequence DNA region contains:
- the LOC119359147 gene encoding aspartic proteinase nepenthesin-1-like translates to MGPLQALSCMLLLASLASSAAPPPSGYRSTLTHIDSKLGFTKAQLMRRAVHRSRLRAASMLPGYSTTLSSSNAGPRLRSGQAEYLMELAIGTPPVPFVALADTGSDLTWTQCQPCRLCFSQDTPVYDPTTSSSFSPVPCSSATCLSIWSRNCTPTVLCRYRHGYEDGAYSAGGLGTETITFGSSALGEAPAASAGGVAFGCGTDNGGDSYSSTGTVGLGRRSLSLVAQLGVGKFSYCLTNFFNTSLGSPLPAMPDMVLHFAGGADMTLHRDNYMSFDKEDSSFCLNIAGTTWTSILGNFQQQNIQMLFDITVGQMSFVPTDCSKL, encoded by the exons ATGGGCCCTTTACAAGCTCTGAGCTGCATGCTGCTACTTGCCTCACTGGCCAGCTCGGCAGCGCCGCCACCGTCCGGCTACCGCTCCACGCTCACCCACATTGACTCCAAACTCGGCTTCACCAAGGCACAGCTGATGCGCCGAGCCGTGCACAGAAGCCGCCTCCGAGCGGCCTCGATGCTACCGGGCTATTCCACAACGCTTTCCAGCTCGAACGCCGGGCCAAGGCTCCGCTCGGGCCAGGCCGAGTACCTTATGGAGCTCGCCATCGGGACGCCGCCGGTGCCGTTCGTCGCCCTCGCCGACACCGGCAGCGACCTCACATGGACGCAGTGCCAGCCGTGCAGG CTCTGCTTCTCGCAGGACACGCCCGTCTACGACCCGACCACCTCCTCCAGCTTCTCCCCCGTGCCCTGCTCCAGCGCTACGTGCCTGTCCATATGGAGCCGCAACTGCACCCCTACCGTGCTCTGCAGGTACCGCCATGGGTACGAGGACGGCGCCTACTCGGCAGGTGGCTTGGGCACGGAGACGATCACGTTCGGCTCTAGCGCGCTCGGCGAAGCAccggccgcctccgccggaggcgtgGCGTTCGGCTGCGGCACAGACAACGGGGGCGACTCGTACAGCTCCACCGGGACGGTCGGCCTCGGCCGCCGGAGCCTGTCCCTCGTGGCGCAGCTAGGGGTCGGCAAGTTCAGCTACTGCCTCACCAACTTCTTCAACACCAGTCTGGGCAGCCC G CTCCCGGCCATGCCAGACATGGTGCTGCACTTCGCCGGCGGTGCGGATATGACGCTGCATAGGGACAACTACATGTCCTTCGACAAAGAGGACTCGTCGTTCTGCTTGAACATTGCTGGGACGACGTGGACTTCGATTCTGGGCAATTTCCAGCAGCAGAATATACAGATGCTGTTTGACATCACCGTAGGGCAAATGTCATTTGTCCCCACCGACTGTAGTAAACTTTGA